In the genome of Drosophila subpulchrella strain 33 F10 #4 breed RU33 chromosome 2L, RU_Dsub_v1.1 Primary Assembly, whole genome shotgun sequence, one region contains:
- the LOC119547315 gene encoding protein TIPIN homolog produces MASLFGDDGVDDLFNDNLPTDTDQLPSDGEGEKLFADDEENAGEPGSQDAQKVEPKKRAVRNPRPRLTVETLRGPRGIQTIEDYFKDIKFKGKGYEKTDLDEVMRRLQHWGHRMYPTYTFDDVLNNIERLGKKKPLQVHMTRYRLGQLEDMRAHEAEAMDEGQDDQQEGAGDEPFDEFDALLGEQIAMSRLAPRTPHQRKMSTASSNSTIATPSFSRGNAVMSTPYSAVDAPTFDRNGAPVAPTFDRNGAPLASLDISDYGQPLPPSQPPTPAAKKLSNEQMARIAENRRLAQERLKAKKLQEAQNSS; encoded by the coding sequence ATGGCATCCCTATTTGGCGACGATGGTGTGGATGACCTCTTCAATGACAATCTGCCCACGGACACGGATCAGTTGCCCAGCGATGGGGAGGGCGAAAAGCTTTTTGCCGACGATGAGGAAAATGCCGGAGAACCTGGTAGCCAGGATGCCCAGAAAGTGGAGCCCAAGAAACGAGCGGTGAGGAATCCCCGACCCCGACTTACGGTGGAGACACTTCGCGGTCCACGTGGAATCCAGACCATCGAAGATTACTTCAAGGACATAAAGTTCAAGGGCAAGGGGTATGAGAAAACCGATCTCGACGAAGTGATGCGCCGCCTGCAGCACTGGGGTCATCGAATGTATCCCACATACACCTTCGACGATGTGCTTAACAACATAGAGCGGCTGGGCAAGAAGAAGCCATTGCAGGTGCACATGACGCGTTATCGTCTCGGTCAGCTGGAGGATATGCGTGCCCACGAGGCTGAGGCCATGGATGAGGGACAGGATGATCAGCAGGAAGGGGCCGGCGATGAGCCCTTCGATGAGTTTGATGCCCTGCTGGGCGAACAGATAGCCATGTCCAGACTGGCGCCACGCACCCCGCACCAGAGGAAAATGTCCACTGCCTCGAGCAACAGTACGATTGCCACTCCCTCATTCTCTCGAGGCAATGCAGTAATGTCCACGCCATACTCTGCGGTTGATGCTCCAACCTTCGACCGGAATGGAGCACCGGTGGCACCAACGTTCGATCGCAATGGGGCTCCATTGGCTTCGCTGGACATCAGTGACTATGGCCAGCCGCTGCCTCCTTCACAGCCTCCGACGCCAGCGGCCAAAAAATTGTCCAACGAGCAGATGGCCAGGATTGCCGAGAACCGGAGATTGGCTCAAGAGCGACTGAAGGCCAAGAAGCTTCAGGAGGCTCAGAATTCTAGTTAA
- the LOC119548773 gene encoding protein male-specific lethal-1, with translation MDKRFKWPLKQRAIYSDAPYHHNPSRGYQRHLHGGHPNQSQHPHQHPGKSYARQQYGYSHGGGYRKPMPPPPPPVAQPQMGGGAMAPPSSGGSVGAGADMVTLIVENNNLKRMIVLHLKLMQEQTDSLAAKDKDLDDQSARMSAVLAQNQELKQAVAKLEAANEDLRKQLRRKNQRRNDDDDDDDDHSLPPAAPQQRPIRCHAETQTVIREREQCTQTIDVQPQLAEVQPRSQHVEEVPAVTHHAGVVTNLPSSKRSESKGRGEFNGKKVSTFILQRMNQDSKHHIQEQTDQPEEQAMQTQEDQLQQEDDHLREEVELPGQDDQLREEVLLPGEDDHLREEVLLPGEDDHLREEVLLPGEDDHLREEVILPGEDDHLREEVHLPEEDDHLQMQEVQTEEVVGGDIFHDALESIEMEVITEEMVVLEEHIQTVDANGHMEEDDEEEEDQENSDEEEDSEEDDEDDEDTQSLDSNSDAHFRTEDDLWQNQISSMELDTTEEKALAPSAHSTPNHLPKSLPHAVVRKEEQQDWKAEKLLQLEHDQKMEKQLDQELDTSGQMEVDNVKIVSEKKRIEEEKIAGCALKALLLLQEAAKEMEKGKKVAEIRKEQEKLQDGATEELKAIKKPQEVPKAELKPKDPPKEHKRQDRQEDARVEQPEEVREEQKEVLKVQPEDAPKQLLKAVAPKVAAVPSPSVRETKLPKANTADIKASPAQKSIANHQSTKTQTDPVKKRSLQVKIRQYEMFSGIRSSSSAQFDARKHKKIDQDPGPDTKITKQALLNDKRIISEKSPDQDQDIDHVETVKRKLQEHLKKELLSQSQLPQVALKKPIKERTVTNLIYPPPSAPVSSTTITPAPTPSTTPTPGSTPQPTLTSSMEPEISASKSKSKAAEQIATPLTPQSNSSVSSSASTTRKPLNNCSPHTYSKATARSGKSKSIFRTATFPYTTRTWEDQEFHCDNEFFLEEADELLADNPSLEIPKWKDVPVQPSSNKSKLEQLSDAAFERRHQKYVKDEIDRKCRDARYMKEQIRLEGLRMRRNQDEVLVALDPLPTSTFYPLPEDIEGIQFVNEVTVQAFGENMVNMEARDDFGVAWVDAVEAPTSIARSKAMAEPVATLASKKLPTTAAEARHQENHSSYVFPKRRKRQKNR, from the exons ATGGACAAGCGGTTCAAGTGGCCGCTCAAACAGCGGGCCATCTACTCGGATGCGCCCTATCACCACAATCCGTCGCGTGGCTACCAGAGGCATCTGCACGGCGGTCATCCCAATCAGTCCCAGCACCCGCACCAGCATCCCGGCAAGAGTTATGCGCGCCAGCAGTACGGCTACAGCCATGGCGGCGGCTACCGCAAACCAATGCCGCCACCACCTCCGCCCGTGGCTCAGCCGCAGATGGGGGGCGGGGCCATGGCGCCACCCTCGTCCGGCGGATCAGTGGGTGCCGGCGCCGATATGGTCACCCTCATCGTGGAGAACAACAACCTGAAGCGTATGATAGTGCTCCATTTGAAGTTGATGCAGGAGCAGACGGATAGTCTGGCGGCCAAGGACAAGGACCTGGACGATCAGAGCGCCAGAATGAGCGCGGTGCTGGCGCAGAATCAGGAACTAAAGCAGGCAGTCGCCAAGCTGGAGGCCGCCAATGAGGATCTGCGCAAGCAACTGCGAAGGAAGAACCAGCGGCGAAACGAtgatgacgacgacgacgatgatCACTCACTGCCACCTGCTGCCCCCCAGCAGAGACCGATCCGCTGTCATGCCGAGACGCAAACTGTGATCAGGGAGCGGGAACAATGCACTCAGACCATAGATGTCCAACCGCAACTGGCGGAGGTGCAGCCCAGGAGCCAGCATGTGGAGGAAGTACCAGCGGTGACCCACCACGCTGGAGTGGTCACGAATCTGCCAAGCAGCAAGCGCTCAGAGAGCAAAGGCCGCGGCGAGTTTAATGGCAAAAAAGTGAGCACTTTTATCCTGCAGCGCATGAATCAGGACTCCAAACATCACATCCAGGAGCAAACGGACCAGCCGGAAGAACAGGCGATGCAGACGCAAGAGGATCAGCTGCAGCAGGAGGACGACCATCTTCGGGAGGAGGTTGAACTCCCGGGACAGGACGACCAACTTCGGGAGGAGGTTCTACTCCCGGGAGAGGACGACCATCTTCGGGAGGAGGTTCTACTCCCGGGAGAGGACGACCATCTTCGGGAGGAGGTTCTACTCCCGGGAGAGGACGACCATCTTCGGGAGGAGGTTATACTCCCGGGAGAGGACGACCATCTTCGGGAGGAGGTTCATCTACCTGAAGAGGACGACCATCTACAAATGCAAGAAGTGCAAACTGAAGAAGTCGTTGGGGGCGATATTTTCCACGATGCTTTGGAATCCATTGAAATGGAGGTGATTACCGAGGAGATGGTGGTATTGGAAGAGCATATACAAACTGTAGATGCTAACGGCCATATGGAGGAAGAcgatgaagaagaagaagatcaGGAGAACTCGGATGAAGAGGAAGATAGTGAGGAGGACGATGAAGACGACGAGGATACTCAATCGTTGGACTCTAATTCAGATGCACACTTTCGAACTGAGGACGATCTCTGGCAGAATCAG ATAAGCTCTATGGAGTTGGACACGACGGAGGAGAAGGCCTTGGCGCCTTCGGCACACTCAACCCCCAATCATTTGCCGAAGTCTCTGCCACATGCTGTGGTTAGGAAGGAGGAGCAACAGGACTGGAAGGCTGAAAAGCTGCTGCAACTGGAGCACGatcaaaaaatggaaaaacaaCTGGATCAGGAACTAGACACCAGTGGCCAAATGGAGGTGGACAACGTCAAGATCGTCTCAGAAAAAAAGAGAATTGAGGAAGAAAAGATAGCAGGATGCGCATTAAAAGCGCTGCTTCTCCTGCAGGAAGCGGCGAAGGAGATGGAAAAGGGCAAGAAGGTGGCGGAAATACGTAAGGAGCAGGAGAAGCTTCAAGATGGAGCCACAGAAGAACTCAAAGCAATAAAAAAGCCGCAGGAGGTTCCCAAGGCGGAGCTAAAACCGAAAGATCCACCCAAGGAGCATAAGCGACAGGATCGTCAAGAGGATGCTCGCGTGGAACAGCCGGAAGAGGTACGCGAGGAGCAGAAAGAAGTCCTTAAAGTGCAACCGGAGGATGCACCCAAGCAGCTGTTAAAAGCGGTAGCACCCAAGGTAGCTGCTGTTCCAAGTCCATCTGTAAGGGAAACTAAGTTGCCCAAGGCCAACACCGCTGACATAAAAGCTTCCCCTGCTCAAAAAAGTATAGCCAACCATCAGTCCACCAAGACTCAAACTGATCCCGTAAAAAAACGGAGTTTGCAAGTTAAAATCAGGCAGTACGAGATGTTCTCTGGCATTAGGAGTAGCTCATCCGCCCAGTTCGATGCACGAAAACACAAGAAGATTGATCAGGACCCGGGGCCCGACACAAAGATCACAAAACAAGCGTTGCTCAATGATAAAAGGATCATTTCGGAAAAGTCCCCGGACCAAGATCAGGACATAGACCACGTGGAGACCGTTAAACGCAAACTGCAGGAACATTTGAAAAAGGAGCTGCTTAGCCAGAGTCAGCTGCCGCAGGTTGCGCTTAAAAAACCTATCAAGGAGAGAACAGTCACAAACCTAATCTATCCACCACCCAGTGCACCAGTATCCTCTACCACAATAACCCCAGCGCCTACGCCGTCGACGACACCTACGCCCGGCTCTACGCCGCAGCCCACGCTCACATCCTCGATGGAACCGGAAATTTCTGCGTCAAAATCCAAATCCAAGGCAGCTGAACAAATAGCCACTCCTCTGACACCTCAGTCCAATAGCAGTGTTAGCAGCAGCGCATCAACAACCAGAAAACCCCTAAACAATTGTTCACCCCACACGTACAGCAAGGCAACTGCGAGATCGGGAAAATCCAAGTCCATATTCCGCACCGCCACCTTTCCGTACACCACGAGAACGTGGGAGGATCAGGAGTTTCACTGCGACAACGAGTTCTTCCTGGAAGAGGCCGACGAACTCCTGGCGGATAATCCTAGTCTGGAGATACCTAAGTGGAAGGATGTCCCAGTGCAGCCCAGTTCAAACAAAAGTAAATTAGAACAACTGAGCGATGCTGCATTCGAGCGACGGCACCAAAAGTATGTAAAGGATGAGATCGATCGCAAGTGCCGGGATGCACGTTACATGAAAGAGCAAATACGGCTCGAGGGGCTAAGGATGCGTCGGAACCAAGACGAGGTGTTGGTTGCGCTGGATCCGCTGCCCACGTCCACCTTCTACCCGCTGCCCGAGGACATTGAAGGCATTCAATTCGTCAACGAGGTGACTGTTCAAGCCTTCGGCGAAAATATGGTCAACATGGAGGCACGAGACGATTTCGGCGTCGCCTGGGTGGACGCTGTCGAAGCGCCAACCTCCATAGCAAGGTCCAAGGCAATGGCTGAGCCGGTGGCAACGTTGGCCAGCAAAAAGCTGCCCACCACAGCCGCCGAGGCGAGGCATCAAGAAAATCACTCCTCCTACGTGTTTCCCAAGCGACGCAAGCGCCAGAAGAATCGTTAG
- the LOC119547314 gene encoding protein SERAC1: MSLEDLKSKLRRHPKLVGLGGVGLLTAAGFLLYESPQVRRFLSQYVDKKSPEPDKRRAEYIYIKYHIYRESMRKLKQKEEDEKKWISVIINPIGKWWKAAKHSVAWRLLNIAQTGSQPERLKAVQQLICMDHLKDWDFRHLAQICDARTAVSLARCNADTRWFMPVHRRGCIKNPKMLLSELHVMLARLRPMSCVDHFFSKYFPEQDAIEDIHEYLTQEQTIVLSTADTDLLKEIISFLHHITKDPEASARLIRDGGLVHLMELRKIFSDDNETLSTLCKVLANMSLVPDAVEHFFSSGWVGALAEWQQCPDLRLQVISAKTMANLDHDDPNQCTYPPNVYPLHPRVRTRRKPKADIVFVHGLLGGVFITWRQRDRKPTELGLYGKNAFYTSETDDVFLVGEQKRVNGSKQKKEQGKPLVSGQATDVSKNGNASPKTEAIKDPVLKASKKVEEQRLNISDAATKEFVETLRNEAELDSDWEVVHPDVPLNANEECVGKFSVCGSEWRNQDTCEEYTNCWPMEWLPDDYPDSRILGIDYTSAVTEWSANFTKYCPCEKGQGHIDVRASTLLDRISASDVGNDRPIVWIGHSMGGLLTKLILLKSLDSQEPKVQQLAKNTKGIVFLGTPHRGSPIAKWKQHMQMILSPSIEVKEMEENSPKLLEMHRRFMGCLHTFLRHVKVVSVAEGSPTMLTTFKFPLRIVTEESSKIDFGDFYLLKDDHLSLSKPIYRQSFLYQRLLHVIREAIKEKSDPKDQDGQSQVAPSQDVVLMNIVAILLKGAKGLFESLPRVALRFST; this comes from the exons ATGTCATTGGAGGATCTCAAGTCCAAGTTGCGTCGTCATCCCAAGCTAGTGGGCCTTGGAGGAGTGGGCCTCCTTACTGC TGCTGGTTTTTTGCTGTACGAGTCGCCGCAGGTTCGCCGCTTCCTCTCCCAGTATGTGGACAAGAAATCTCCGGAGCCGGACAAACGGCGCGCCGAGTACATCTACATCAAGTACCACATCTACCGCGAGTCCATGCGAAAGCTGAAGCAGAAGGAGGAGGACGAGAAGAAGTGGATCAGCGTGATCATCAATCCGATTGGGAAATGGTGGAAGGCGGCCAAGCATTCGGTGGCCTGGCGACTGCTCAACATCGCCCAAACTGGCAGCCAGCCGGAACGCCTAAAAGCAGTCCAACAGCTCATCTGCATGGATCATTTGAAGGACTGGGATTTCCGGCATCTGGCCCAGATCTGCGATGCTCGCACCGCCGTCTCATTGGCCCGTTGTAATGCCGACACACGCTGGTTCATGCCCGTCCATCGTCGGGGCTGTATCAAGAATCCAAAGATGCTTCTCTCGGAGCTCCACGTGATGTTGGCCCGACTCCGACCCATGTCCTGCGTTGATCACTTCTTTAGCAAATACTTTCCCGAACAGGATGCCATT GAGGACATCCACGAATACTTGACCCAGGAGCAGACCATTGTTCTGTCCACAGCCGACACGGATTTACTCAAGGAAATCATCTCCTTCCTGCACCACATCACCAAGGATCCCGAGGCCTCGGCCAGGCTCATAAGAGACGGTGGCCTTGTGCATCTCATGGAGCTGCGAAAGATTTTCAGCGATGACAACGAGACTCTTTCGACTCTCTGCAAGGTGTTGGCCAATATGTCCCTAGTGCCTGATGCCGTGGAACATTTCTTTTCATCCGGTTGGGTGGGCGCCCTCGCCGAGTGGCAACAGTGCCCCGATCTGCGACTGCAGGTGATCTCGGCCAAGACGATGGCCAATCTGGATCACGACGATCCCAACCAGTGCACATATCCGCCGAATGTCTATCCGCTGCATCCGCGAGTTCGCACCCGCAGGAAGCCCAAGGCGGATATCGTTTTTGTCCACGGATTGCTGGGAGGAGTTTTTATCACCTGGCGACAGCGCGATAGGAAGCCCACGGAGTTGGGTCTCTATGGAAAGAACGCCTTCTACACCAGTGAAACGGATGATGTGTTCCTGGTGGGCGAACAGAAAAGAGTTAATGGCAGCAAGCAAAAGAAGGAGCAGGGCAAGCCACTAGTATCCGGACAAGCTACCGATGTGTCCAAAAATGGCAATGCAAGCCCCAAGACGGAAGCAATTAAAg ATCCTGTCTTGAAAGCCAGTAAAAAAGTGGAGGAACAGCGACTGAACATAAGCGATGCGGCTACCAAGGAATTCGTGGAGACCCTGCGAAACGAAGCCGAGTTGGACTCTGATTGGGAGGTTGTCCATCCGGATGTTCCGCTAAATGCCAACGAAGAGTGTGTCGGAAAATTCAGCGTGTGCGGAAGCGAGTGGCGCAACCAGGACACCTGTGAGGAATACACAAATTGCTGGCCTATGGAATGGCTGCCCGATGATTATCCAGATTCCAGGATTCTCGGTATAGATTACACTTCAGCGGTCACAGAGTGGTCTGCCAACTTTACAAAATACTGCCCGTGTGAAAAGGGACAGGGGCACATTGATGTGAGAGCCAGCACTCTGCTCGACAGGATCTCCGCTTCGGATGTTGGCAACGATCGTCCGATTGTGTGGATAGGACATTCCATGGGCGGCCTGCTAACCAAGCTGATACTGCTCAAATCCCTGGACTCCCAGGAGCCGAAGGTCCAACAGCTCGCAAAAAATACCAAGGGCATTGTATTTTTAGGCACTCCACACCGGGGTTCCCCCATTGCCAAATGGAAGCAGCACATGCAGATGATACTATCGCCCTCCATTGAGGTTAAGGAAATGGAGGAGAACTCGCCGAAATTGCTGGAGATGCATCGCCGATTTATGGGCTGCCTGCACACGTTCCTGCGCCATGTGAAGGTTGTCAGTGTGGCGGAAGGATCTCCCACCATGCTGACCACCTTCAAGTTCCCACTACGCATTGTCACGGAGGAGTCCTCTAAGATAGATTTCGGGGACTTCTATCTGCTGAAGGATGACCACCTGAGTCTCTCCAAACCGATTTACAGGCAATCTTTTCTGTATCAGAGACTATTGCATGTGATTCGCGAGGCCATCAAGGAGAAATCAGATCCCAAAGATCAGGATGGGCAGTCGCAAGTCGCTCCAAGTCAAGATGTTGTGCTTATGAACATCGTGGCTATCTTATTGAAGGGAGCCAAGGGTCTGTTTGAATCGCTGCCCAGAGTAGCCCTAAGATTTAGCACTTAG
- the LOC119548774 gene encoding exonuclease 1, with the protein MGITGLIPFVGKASSQLQLKDIRGSTVAVDTYCWLHKGVFGCAEKLARGEETDIYVQYCLKYVNLLLSYDIKPILVFDGQHLPAKALTEKRRRDSRKQSKERAAELLRLGRIEEARSHMRRCVDVTHDMALRLIRECRSRNVDCIVAPYEADAQMAWLNKTDVAQYIITEDSDLTLFGAKKIIFKLDLNGSGLLVEAEKLHLAMGCNEEKYHFDKFRRMCILSGCDYLDSLPGIGLAKACKFILKTEQDDMRIALKKIPSYLNMRNLEVDDDYIENFLKAEASFKHMFIYNPLERRMERLCALEDYDTDERYCSNAGTFLEDSNQALHLALGNLNPFSMKRLDSWTPEKAWPTPKNVKRAKHKSIWQTNFQKENMTTPKKESSCALFFKKVDFDGKTIDEEIAANQRLESAKHTEAQVFTMYSFKAKRRRSPSREESLDRARTPPPSPVQKSRHNPFARERRSGVEEASQRSPVVCENASLLRLLSPKKASPSGGGADEKKVDSLKRSIFAKEQVQVRSRFFASQDEQTRLQSEQLKEQQEHDKDEQERGSSSSHKKLRLEKKDIPEEDQERQRSNSLSSERETDTETTASSLLGSQEISIPSSLELQEDPAISEPQTPTKGSTKISIKSLESLVDKPQAHSDSDGNNNEAIILLSDDSCSSEQTAPSFPSATLQRQNSLPFNKRRIGLSKPSTAKKGTPKKKTNGKLGPVSQNQTKLSMFGFQKKPVLK; encoded by the exons ATGGGCATTACCGGCTTAATACCCTTTGTGGGGAAGGCCTCCTCGCAATTGCAATTAAAGGATATTCGCGGCAGCACTGTGGCCGTGGACACATATTGCTGGCTGCACAAGGGAGTCTTTGGCTGTGCGGAGAAGTTGGCCCGCGGCGAGGAAACGGACATTTATGTCCAATACTGCCTGAAGTACGTAAACTTGCTGCTATCCTACGACATTAAGCCCATCCTGGTGTTCGATGGCCAGCACTTGCCGGCCAAGGCGCTGACCGAGAAGCGGAGGAGGGATTCCAGGAAGCAGAGCAAGGAAAGGGCGGCGGAACTCCTGCGATTGGGTCGCATCGAGGAGGCCCGATCCCATATGCGTCGTTGCGTGGACGTCACCCATGACATGGCCCTTCGCCTAATTCGGGAATGTCGCAGCAGGAATGTCGACTGCATTGTGGCGCCATACGAGGCGGATGCCCAAATGGCCTGGCTGAATAAGACCGATGTGGCCCAGTACATCATCACCGAGGACTCCGATCTGACGCTCTTTGGGGCCAAAAAAATCATCTTCAAGCTGGACCTCAATGGCAGCGGTCTCTTGGTAGAGGCGGAAAAACTTCACCTGGCCATGGGTTGCAATGAGGAGAAGTATCACTTCGACAAGTTCCGCCGCATGTGTATCCTATCCGGCTGTGATTACCTAGACTCACTGCCTGGCATTGGACTGGCCAAGGCCTGCAAGTTTATACTCAAAACGGAACAGGACGACATGCGAATAGCATTGAAGAAGATTCCTAGTTACCTCAATATGCGTAATCTAGAG GTAGATGACGACTACATTGAGAACTTCCTCAAAGCAGAGGCCTCCTTCAAGCACATGTTCATCTACAATCCTCTAGAGCGTCGCATGGAGCGCCTGTGTGCCTTGGAAGATTATGATACCGATGAGCGCTACTGCAGCAATGCTGGCACTTTTCTGGAGGATAGCAATCAGGCCTTGCATTTAGCCCTGGGCAACCTGAATCCCTTCTCGATGAAGCGTTTGGACTCTTGGACACCGGAGAAGGCGTGGCCAACGCCGAAGAATGTAAAACGAGCCAAGCACAAGAGCATTTGGCAAACGAATTTCCAAAAAGAGAACATGACGACGCCGAAGAAAGAAAGCTCTTGTGCTCTGTTCTTCAAAAAAGTcgattttgatggaaaaactATTGACGAGGAAATCGCGGCTAATCAGCGATTGGAAAGCGCAAAACACACGGAGGCCCAGGTGTTTACCATGTACAGTTTTAAGGCCAAACGGAGAAGGAGTCCGAGCAGGGAAGAATCGTTGGATCGAGCGCGCACACCACCTCCGTCGCCAGTTCAAAAGAGTCGCCACAATCCCTTCGCCAGGGAACGGAGGAGCGGAGTGGAGGAAGCTTCCCAGCGATCCCCGGTGGTTTGTGAGAATGCTTCCTTGCTGCGACTGCTCAGTCCCAAGAAGGCAAGTCCTTCGGGCGGAGGAGCTGATGAAAAGAAGGTTGATTCCCTCAAAAGAAGCATTTTCGCTAAGGAGCAAGTGCAGGTGCGCAGTCGCTTTTTTGCCTCACAGGATGAACAGACAAGGCTTCAAAGCGAGCAGCTGAAAGAGCAACAAGAGCATGACAAAGACGAGCAGGAGCGGGGTTCAAGCTCGAGCCATAAAAAATTAAGACTAGAAAAGAAAGACATTCCAGAAGAGGATCAGGAAAGACAACGTTCTAACTCGCTAAGCAGTGAGAGAGAAACAGATACGGAAACCACTGCCTCTTCCCTCTTGGGATCACAAGAAATATCCATTCCGTCGTCACTAGAATTACAAGAAGATCCAGCCATATCTGAACCGCAAACACCAACTAAAGGCAGTACAAAAATCAGCATTAAATCCCTAGAGTCACTAGTGGATAAACCTCAAGCACACTCCGATTCCGATGGAAACAACAATGAAGCCATCATCCTGCTATCCGACGACAGCTGCAGTTCAGAGCAGACTGCCCCATCCTTTCCCTCAGCCACCCTGCAACGCCAGAACTCACTGCCATTTAACAAGCGAAGAATAGGACTGAGTAAACCCTCCACTGCGAAAAAGGGTACTCCAAAGAAAAAGACGAACGGCAAACTGGGACCCGTGAGTCAAAATCAAACCAAGCTAAGCATGTTTGGCTTCCAGAAGAAACCTGTGCTCAAATAG